One [Clostridium] saccharolyticum WM1 DNA segment encodes these proteins:
- a CDS encoding CoA-transferase subunit beta, protein MMEEKYRVCDIMVCAMARFIPDGSKVFHGVSSHMPMIALLLAKALHAPGAVHLNIPGGTDPEPIRLKKYTSAGPELMERATAYFPLMEVFDLAMRGDLDVAFLSGIQFDFHGNVNASVIGDYKKPKVRMPGGAGSAVLIPTAKRAILWRTKHDKRTFVNQVDFVTTRGNVDRIVTPLCIFKMENGEMVLETIHPTSSLEEVKENTGFPIKCSHVAYTPLPTREELSALKRIDPGDFRNIEF, encoded by the coding sequence ATGATGGAAGAAAAATACAGAGTCTGCGATATTATGGTCTGCGCCATGGCCCGCTTCATACCTGACGGCAGCAAGGTGTTTCACGGGGTTTCTTCCCATATGCCCATGATAGCCCTTCTGCTGGCAAAGGCACTTCATGCGCCGGGAGCCGTGCATCTGAACATACCTGGAGGAACAGATCCGGAACCAATAAGGCTTAAGAAGTATACCAGCGCAGGTCCCGAGCTTATGGAACGGGCTACCGCTTATTTCCCGCTCATGGAGGTTTTTGACCTGGCCATGAGAGGGGATCTGGATGTGGCATTTTTAAGCGGCATCCAGTTTGATTTCCATGGCAATGTCAATGCATCAGTCATCGGAGATTATAAAAAACCAAAGGTAAGGATGCCGGGAGGGGCAGGCAGCGCCGTACTCATTCCAACCGCAAAAAGGGCTATACTCTGGAGGACAAAGCATGATAAGCGCACCTTTGTCAACCAGGTGGATTTTGTAACGACCAGGGGAAACGTGGACCGGATCGTTACACCCTTGTGCATCTTTAAAATGGAAAACGGGGAAATGGTACTGGAAACCATCCATCCCACTTCCAGCTTAGAAGAGGTGAAGGAAAATACCGGATTTCCTATAAAATGCTCCCATGTCGCCTATACGCCACTTCCTACCAGGGAAGAACTGAGTGCACTGAAACGGATCGATCCGGGAGATTTCAGAAATATAGAATTCTAA
- a CDS encoding CoA transferase subunit A has protein sequence MSKVISLQEAASRIQDGDILGLGGNVLHRAPMAMVRELVRQKKRNLKLVKTAGAMDVDLLCFGGCVTSVDAGFISYESEYSLAGHYRRAVESGAVKGNEHACYTVISALRAASYGVGFMPVKGLVISDLIDANDYFIRVEDPFTKEPVTVVRAIRPDVAVLHVQEADEDGNARITGPLFEDVLFSRAAKRVILTTENIVHGSVFKGSQKKADIPRFLVEAVVKVPKGASPCSCPGLYDIDGKNLKEFKGLKDMDGLYAYLKAFEKSDYKG, from the coding sequence ATGAGCAAAGTCATATCTTTGCAGGAGGCGGCATCCCGGATCCAGGATGGGGATATTCTGGGCCTTGGGGGCAATGTGCTTCATCGGGCGCCCATGGCAATGGTACGGGAACTGGTGCGTCAGAAGAAAAGAAATCTAAAGCTGGTAAAGACCGCAGGAGCCATGGATGTGGATCTGCTGTGCTTTGGCGGCTGCGTTACCAGCGTTGATGCCGGCTTTATCAGCTATGAAAGCGAATATTCCCTGGCAGGCCATTACCGCCGGGCGGTTGAAAGCGGGGCTGTAAAAGGGAATGAACATGCCTGCTATACGGTGATATCCGCCCTCCGTGCCGCCAGCTACGGGGTAGGTTTCATGCCTGTAAAAGGGCTTGTGATCAGCGATCTGATTGATGCAAATGACTATTTTATTCGGGTCGAGGATCCCTTTACCAAGGAACCGGTTACTGTGGTAAGGGCCATAAGGCCGGACGTTGCGGTCCTCCATGTCCAGGAGGCGGATGAGGATGGAAATGCAAGGATCACAGGACCTTTGTTTGAAGATGTCCTGTTTTCCAGAGCAGCCAAAAGAGTCATCCTGACAACGGAAAATATCGTCCATGGATCCGTATTTAAGGGCAGCCAGAAAAAGGCAGACATACCCCGGTTTCTGGTGGAAGCGGTGGTCAAGGTTCCCAAGGGGGCTTCTCCCTGCTCTTGCCCGGGCTTGTATGACATTGACGGAAAGAATTTAAAGGAATTTAAAGGCTTAAAAGATATGGATGGCCTTTATGCCTATTTAAAGGCATTTGAAAAATCCGACTATAAAGGATAA